From a region of the Constantimarinum furrinae genome:
- a CDS encoding ABC transporter ATP-binding protein has protein sequence MTSEEKHTVLQAKDLAVGYFNKKNSSVISEGINFELQKGELIGLVGANGIGKSTLLRTLAAMQPKLSGTITLNGNDLSAYNSIELAGLLSVVLTEAQASRNLSVLELVSLGRQPHTNWLGTLSDNDKIVIKEALKSTETTSLSHRKCFELSDGQLQRVIIARALAQDTPLILLDEPTTHLDLYHRAYIVKLLKKLANETGKTILFSTHEIDLAIQLANKLIVMTPERTYFGSPCSLIEAGRFDALFPSETIDFDGKTGKFGIKE, from the coding sequence ATGACTTCGGAAGAAAAACATACGGTGCTTCAGGCAAAAGATCTCGCAGTGGGTTATTTCAACAAAAAGAATTCCTCGGTAATATCTGAAGGGATCAATTTTGAATTACAAAAAGGAGAACTCATTGGTCTTGTGGGTGCAAACGGAATTGGAAAATCAACCCTACTGCGTACTTTGGCCGCTATGCAACCGAAATTAAGCGGTACAATTACATTGAATGGAAATGATCTAAGTGCCTATAATTCCATTGAACTCGCCGGTCTTCTTAGCGTGGTGCTAACCGAAGCACAGGCTTCGCGAAATCTTTCGGTACTGGAGCTGGTCTCATTAGGAAGACAACCACATACCAATTGGTTGGGAACCTTATCCGATAACGATAAAATAGTTATAAAAGAAGCTCTTAAAAGTACAGAAACTACAAGTTTATCGCATCGCAAATGTTTTGAGCTCAGTGACGGGCAGTTACAACGGGTGATCATTGCAAGGGCTTTAGCGCAGGACACACCTCTTATACTATTAGATGAGCCCACCACCCACTTAGACCTCTATCATCGCGCCTATATTGTAAAACTGCTTAAAAAGCTGGCCAACGAGACGGGAAAGACCATATTGTTCTCAACCCACGAGATCGATCTGGCGATACAACTTGCCAATAAGTTGATCGTAATGACGCCGGAAAGGACATATTTTGGAAGTCCGTGTTCGCTCATCGAAGCCGGAAGATTTGATGCATTATTTCCTTCAGAAACTATAGATTTTGATGGGAAAACAGGAAAATTCGGAATAAAAGAATAG
- a CDS encoding FecCD family ABC transporter permease produces the protein MQLTRSYRKPFIALCLLLFVVFMINISLGSVNIALGEVFSTLLGNGASKASWEYIVLDYRLPKAITAMLSGGGLAVSGLLMQTLFRNPLAGPFVLGLSSGASLGVAFLILGAGAFGGFFGSMLLSEWSLVIASAVGSFLVLLAVLAVTLRVKDTMAILIIGLMFGSVTAAIVAVLSYFSNAEQLQQYIFWGFGSLGNMSWKGILILSFCFFFGIFLAFFSSKSLNALLLGENYAKSMGLRMKRTTFIIIIATSILAGSITAFAGPIAFVGLAVPHLTRQFFTTSNHLILLPAVILSGSILMLLCDTIAQLPFTEYTLPINAITSLIGAPVVIWLLVRKRKLLF, from the coding sequence ATGCAACTCACCAGATCATATCGAAAACCATTTATTGCATTATGCTTGCTGCTCTTCGTAGTCTTTATGATCAATATAAGTCTGGGATCGGTGAACATCGCGTTGGGCGAAGTTTTTTCCACACTTCTCGGTAATGGCGCTTCAAAGGCCAGCTGGGAATATATCGTATTGGATTACCGTCTTCCCAAAGCAATTACTGCCATGTTATCGGGTGGCGGACTCGCAGTCTCAGGCTTGTTAATGCAGACCTTGTTTCGAAATCCGTTGGCAGGTCCCTTTGTTCTGGGGTTAAGCAGCGGAGCCAGCTTGGGTGTTGCTTTTCTAATTCTAGGTGCCGGGGCCTTTGGTGGTTTTTTTGGAAGTATGCTGTTAAGCGAATGGAGTCTGGTGATCGCTTCGGCGGTTGGCAGCTTTTTGGTACTTCTTGCTGTTCTGGCTGTGACTCTAAGAGTTAAGGATACTATGGCGATACTCATCATCGGACTCATGTTTGGAAGCGTAACGGCTGCTATCGTCGCTGTGTTGTCGTATTTCAGTAATGCCGAACAATTGCAGCAGTATATTTTCTGGGGCTTCGGTAGTCTTGGAAATATGTCCTGGAAAGGAATTCTTATTCTAAGTTTTTGCTTTTTCTTTGGAATTTTTCTTGCCTTCTTCAGTAGTAAATCACTGAATGCATTGTTACTGGGTGAAAATTATGCAAAGAGCATGGGCCTTCGAATGAAACGAACCACCTTCATCATCATTATCGCAACTAGCATTCTGGCCGGGAGTATCACCGCTTTTGCCGGACCAATCGCTTTTGTCGGGCTCGCCGTTCCGCACTTAACGCGACAGTTTTTTACCACTTCTAACCATCTTATCTTGCTGCCTGCGGTAATTCTAAGCGGAAGTATTTTAATGTTGCTCTGCGACACTATAGCACAATTGCCTTTCACCGAATATACCCTGCCCATAAATGCGATCACTTCGCTTATTGGAGCTCCTGTGGTGATCTGGTTGCTGGTGAGAAAACGTAAATTATTGTTTTAA
- a CDS encoding ABC transporter substrate-binding protein yields MQKPVFFLLVFIAALGCKDPQRSPLSEASSEILNIEYAKGFSIEQFDNYKVLTLSNPWPDAEQEFKYALVNEGFEAPSGEFDAVVELPLKNIVVTSTTHIPSLEMLEVSEKLVGFPNLDYISSEATRRMIADGKIMELGKNEDINTEVLIDLSPDVVVTFAVEGNNSTVNTIQKTGIPVIYNADWTETTPLGKAEWIKFFGVLFGKEKEADSIFKTIETGYNAARETAAKATETPKVLSGAMYKDVWYLPQGNSWAAQFIKDANGDYLWNDTEGTGSLSLNLEAVLEKGKNAEYWIGPGQFVSKQQMEDAHSVYAQFDPFQNNHIYSFTTRKGETGGVLYYELAPNRPDLVLKDIIKILHPELLPEHQLYFFSRIE; encoded by the coding sequence ATGCAAAAACCAGTATTCTTCCTTTTAGTTTTTATAGCTGCCCTTGGGTGCAAAGACCCGCAGCGATCCCCACTGTCTGAAGCCTCTTCAGAAATATTAAATATAGAATACGCCAAAGGCTTTTCCATCGAACAATTCGACAACTATAAAGTATTGACACTCAGTAATCCGTGGCCGGATGCCGAACAAGAATTTAAATATGCGCTCGTAAACGAAGGTTTTGAGGCTCCTTCAGGAGAATTCGATGCGGTGGTGGAACTTCCACTGAAAAACATCGTAGTTACCTCTACTACGCACATTCCCTCTCTTGAAATGCTTGAAGTCTCAGAAAAACTGGTTGGCTTTCCCAATCTGGATTATATTTCTTCCGAAGCAACCAGAAGAATGATCGCAGATGGTAAAATAATGGAACTGGGAAAAAATGAAGACATCAACACCGAAGTCCTTATCGATCTTTCCCCTGATGTGGTCGTAACCTTTGCGGTAGAAGGAAACAACAGTACCGTAAACACCATTCAAAAGACAGGAATACCTGTGATCTATAACGCCGATTGGACCGAAACGACTCCTCTGGGGAAAGCCGAATGGATCAAATTTTTCGGAGTACTCTTCGGAAAAGAAAAAGAAGCCGATAGTATTTTTAAAACCATTGAAACAGGATACAATGCTGCAAGGGAAACGGCTGCTAAGGCAACCGAAACACCCAAAGTACTTAGTGGTGCCATGTATAAGGATGTTTGGTATCTTCCGCAGGGAAACAGTTGGGCGGCTCAGTTTATAAAAGATGCCAACGGTGACTATCTCTGGAATGATACCGAGGGGACAGGCAGTTTATCCCTCAATCTAGAAGCGGTTTTAGAAAAAGGGAAGAATGCCGAGTACTGGATTGGACCGGGTCAATTTGTAAGCAAGCAGCAAATGGAAGATGCACACAGTGTGTACGCCCAGTTTGATCCGTTTCAAAACAACCATATCTACAGCTTTACAACTAGAAAAGGTGAAACCGGAGGGGTGCTGTATTACGAATTGGCACCGAACCGCCCGGATCTGGTCTTAAAGGACATCATTAAGATCCTTCACCCCGAACTTTTACCGGAACACCAATTGTATTTTTTTAGCCGGATCGAATAA
- a CDS encoding TonB-dependent receptor plug domain-containing protein: protein MKRNYLILIFSLTCFLGTAQVNQTAESLDSVFIDTKVPLERKNSGKVVVTITAEQLEQSAGKTTAQIINEVSGIEINGSRSHAGQNLSYYVRGGRNRQVVIMVDGVQLTDPSQISNDYDLRLIPAHTIESIEIIKGASSVLYGSGAATAVISINTKKASQKPIAATFISTLGTNRSSEDKENFHIAEFTNFATVNGTLNKFFYNASFSNRYVDGISAVAAPEGEDPFESDVFDRFDGRVDLGYRISEDITISQFFAFGKFKAGFDDFSYTDANHQSLTKQLRTGGHFEWKYKNGVYVFNDNYSWIEREIKSGFPAKFDSRSYALDTYLNHRIIKNFNVVLGLNFTNSNFNSFTIPFGATQFSQDVEEDTAKFNSADPYVNLVYISNFGLNLNAGARLNLHSVYDSHWVYNFNPSYVFEFSENNLKLLGSYSTAYITPSLFQLYDPLYGNEALLPEENRTIEGGLEFSSEDFRISAVYFNRNEENFVDFVVIDPDTFRSQYQNISETFEASGVEVALWRKFGERVTFSSNYTNTQADDRFALRIPEHKINATLGYQLGSKTSVGVNYQYNSERNDTFFNPQTFVSEDILLSSYGVLDLRLSHQATDTIKLFAGVTNLLDEEYEELYRYQTLGRNVRLGFALDF from the coding sequence ATGAAAAGAAACTATTTGATTCTAATTTTTTCTCTCACGTGTTTCCTCGGAACAGCACAGGTAAACCAAACAGCCGAATCACTGGATTCGGTATTTATCGACACCAAGGTGCCACTGGAACGTAAAAATAGCGGAAAGGTGGTGGTCACAATTACAGCCGAACAACTTGAACAAAGTGCCGGTAAAACTACGGCTCAGATCATTAATGAGGTATCCGGAATAGAGATCAACGGAAGCAGAAGTCATGCTGGCCAGAATCTTTCCTACTATGTTCGCGGTGGAAGAAACAGACAAGTGGTGATCATGGTAGACGGCGTTCAATTAACCGATCCTTCTCAAATTTCAAATGATTATGACCTCCGGTTAATTCCTGCCCACACCATAGAATCTATTGAGATCATTAAGGGGGCGTCCAGTGTGTTATACGGTTCGGGTGCTGCGACTGCTGTTATAAGTATCAATACAAAAAAAGCGTCTCAAAAACCTATTGCTGCTACTTTTATTTCAACTCTGGGGACGAATCGTTCTTCAGAGGATAAGGAGAACTTTCATATCGCCGAATTTACCAACTTTGCGACCGTAAACGGTACCCTTAATAAATTCTTTTACAACGCGAGCTTCAGTAACCGCTATGTAGACGGAATAAGCGCCGTGGCTGCTCCCGAGGGAGAGGACCCTTTTGAAAGTGATGTGTTTGATCGTTTCGACGGCCGGGTAGATCTGGGGTATCGCATTTCAGAAGATATTACTATAAGTCAGTTTTTCGCCTTCGGAAAATTTAAAGCCGGTTTTGATGATTTCAGTTATACCGATGCTAATCACCAATCGTTAACCAAACAATTAAGAACCGGTGGGCATTTTGAATGGAAATATAAAAATGGAGTTTATGTTTTTAACGATAATTACAGCTGGATAGAGCGGGAGATCAAATCGGGGTTTCCGGCAAAATTCGATTCTAGATCCTATGCATTAGACACCTATTTGAATCACAGAATTATTAAAAATTTTAATGTGGTTTTGGGATTAAACTTTACGAACAGCAACTTTAATTCATTCACCATTCCCTTCGGCGCTACTCAGTTTTCTCAGGATGTGGAAGAAGATACCGCTAAATTCAATAGCGCAGACCCTTATGTGAATCTGGTATATATCTCTAATTTTGGGTTAAATCTAAATGCAGGAGCCCGCCTTAATCTTCACAGTGTCTATGATAGTCATTGGGTGTATAATTTTAATCCGTCTTATGTTTTTGAGTTTTCTGAAAACAATTTAAAACTGCTGGGATCTTATAGTACTGCTTACATTACCCCTTCTTTGTTTCAGTTATACGATCCGCTTTACGGTAATGAAGCGTTATTGCCGGAAGAGAATCGCACTATAGAAGGCGGTTTGGAGTTTAGTTCTGAAGATTTCAGAATAAGCGCTGTTTATTTTAACAGAAATGAAGAAAATTTTGTTGATTTTGTGGTGATCGACCCCGATACCTTTCGATCGCAGTATCAGAATATTTCTGAAACCTTTGAAGCCAGCGGAGTGGAAGTAGCGCTGTGGAGAAAATTTGGTGAGCGAGTGACATTTTCATCCAATTATACGAATACCCAGGCCGATGATCGATTTGCGTTGCGCATTCCGGAGCATAAAATTAATGCTACGCTGGGTTACCAACTAGGTTCTAAGACTTCCGTAGGGGTAAACTATCAATATAATAGTGAGAGAAATGACACATTCTTTAACCCGCAAACATTTGTGAGTGAGGATATTTTACTCAGCAGTTATGGAGTCCTGGATTTGAGACTATCCCATCAGGCTACTGATACTATAAAGCTATTTGCAGGGGTTACAAATCTTTTGGACGAAGAATATGAAGAACTGTACAGATACCAGACCCTCGGGAGAAATGTACGACTCGGATTTGCCTTAGATTTTTAG
- a CDS encoding cadherin repeat domain-containing protein produces MKKIVFCIVLCSLIIACKSDDTGETLNTPLSTSDSLISIDENPDFDQLIGSIEVDGSLNNLTFSFVQQSHPGAVNLDEDTGEMRVADPAIFDFEINEEITAVVKISDGNTSVESNVSINIIDLYYENTQRIKNIHTTSGCGYLSTDTDININISNYIMERINYDVYSQAWTVSLQHDGELINQYRFWYGSVGYSFSSTYNITYDSNNRIIALEHNFEDDEFNTYIENYSITYIAGRIDVLNESTTEVTSIYFDNDGRLSRYENNSKSMDYLYDGNGNLISKTDQSGYQILFTYDTKRNPFPDIVSLNWLDVDHIIFSQHFEFNEPFHFESRNCGLWTSKNNILEVLNSQSSNPVMSYTYTYDSNGYPISKTISCGNESFEYKYIQEP; encoded by the coding sequence ATGAAAAAGATTGTTTTTTGTATTGTACTATGTAGTTTAATTATAGCTTGTAAGTCTGATGACACCGGAGAAACTTTGAACACTCCGCTTTCAACATCCGATTCTTTAATAAGCATTGATGAAAATCCCGATTTCGATCAGTTGATAGGCTCTATTGAAGTAGATGGGTCTTTAAATAATTTAACTTTTTCGTTTGTGCAGCAATCTCATCCCGGAGCAGTTAATCTGGATGAGGATACAGGGGAAATGCGCGTTGCCGATCCGGCCATCTTTGATTTCGAAATAAATGAAGAAATTACAGCTGTAGTAAAAATTAGCGACGGAAATACAAGTGTCGAATCGAATGTATCCATAAACATTATAGATCTGTATTATGAAAATACTCAAAGGATAAAGAATATTCACACCACGAGCGGTTGTGGCTACCTATCTACTGATACAGATATAAACATCAATATTTCCAACTATATCATGGAACGTATAAATTATGATGTTTACAGCCAGGCTTGGACAGTAAGTTTGCAACACGATGGTGAACTTATTAACCAATATCGTTTTTGGTATGGGAGCGTTGGTTATTCTTTTTCATCCACATATAATATAACCTATGATTCAAATAATAGAATTATTGCTCTTGAACATAATTTTGAAGATGATGAATTTAATACCTATATAGAGAATTACAGTATTACGTATATAGCAGGGAGAATTGATGTATTGAATGAATCCACAACCGAAGTCACATCAATTTATTTTGACAATGACGGAAGGTTGTCCCGTTATGAGAATAATTCTAAATCGATGGATTATTTATACGATGGAAATGGAAACCTGATTTCTAAGACAGACCAGAGTGGATATCAAATTTTATTTACATATGACACTAAACGCAATCCTTTTCCTGACATCGTATCATTAAATTGGCTTGACGTGGATCATATTATTTTTAGTCAACATTTCGAATTTAACGAACCATTTCATTTTGAATCTAGAAATTGTGGCCTTTGGACAAGCAAAAACAACATACTCGAAGTTCTTAATTCTCAATCCTCAAATCCTGTGATGAGTTATACCTACACGTATGATTCCAATGGATATCCTATATCTAAAACAATAAGTTGCGGTAACGAATCTTTTGAATATAAATACATTCAAGAGCCTTAA
- a CDS encoding S41 family peptidase — protein MKKKILLALIAVSTLFTSCFEDRDDTLQVASALEIQNFIYRGLNFFYLYKADTPELANDAFASSEDLDAFLSTFTTPEDLFDFLLSPQDRFSLLVDDYIALENALGGTTLNNGMEYGLVLYPDNSGNVFGYVRYVLPNTDAAAEGLQRGDIFNTVDGQQLTENNFSQLLAPDTYTIGLATLQGEDVVPTGESVELTKTEYTENPVHIARTLTIEGQNIGYLMYNSFTRDFDPELNAAFAQFQADGITELILDLRYNGGGSVETAVDLSSMITGQFNGQLFYTEQWNEDRQEEYASDGLFNNTISTGEAINSLNLTRVFILTTGRTASASELVINGLDPYIDVVQVGGTTTGKFQASFLLYDAPAPGFSRSQANPTHTYAMLPLVFKTANANGFTDYVDGLEPDVPLDEDYSNLGILGDENEPLLAEALNEIFPTHMPVNYNFNRMEEISEKKAELPGYQLMIAEKE, from the coding sequence ATGAAAAAGAAGATCCTACTCGCCCTAATCGCGGTCTCTACCTTATTTACCTCATGTTTTGAAGACAGAGATGACACGCTTCAGGTAGCCTCGGCCCTCGAAATACAAAATTTTATTTATCGCGGACTTAATTTCTTTTACCTCTATAAGGCCGATACTCCCGAACTGGCGAACGATGCTTTTGCGAGTTCGGAAGATCTGGATGCTTTTTTAAGTACTTTCACTACTCCTGAAGACCTGTTCGACTTTTTACTGTCCCCCCAAGATAGGTTTAGTTTGCTGGTTGACGATTATATCGCTTTAGAAAATGCGCTGGGCGGAACAACTCTAAATAATGGAATGGAATATGGTTTGGTGTTATATCCCGACAACAGCGGGAATGTCTTCGGATATGTGCGTTACGTGCTTCCCAATACCGACGCAGCTGCTGAAGGTTTACAACGAGGTGATATCTTTAATACAGTAGACGGTCAACAACTCACTGAGAATAATTTTAGCCAGCTTCTTGCTCCGGATACCTATACCATTGGTCTGGCAACATTACAGGGGGAAGATGTGGTCCCGACCGGTGAATCGGTAGAACTTACAAAAACCGAGTATACCGAAAACCCGGTACATATTGCACGAACCTTGACCATAGAAGGACAGAATATCGGTTACCTGATGTACAATAGCTTTACACGTGATTTCGACCCGGAACTCAACGCAGCGTTTGCACAGTTTCAGGCCGACGGAATCACCGAGTTAATATTGGATCTGCGATACAATGGCGGCGGATCTGTGGAAACAGCCGTGGATCTTTCAAGCATGATCACCGGACAATTTAACGGTCAGTTGTTCTATACCGAACAGTGGAATGAGGATCGGCAGGAGGAGTATGCCAGTGATGGCCTTTTTAACAATACCATTTCCACCGGAGAGGCAATTAACAGTTTAAATCTTACCCGTGTCTTTATTTTAACCACAGGTAGAACAGCTTCGGCAAGTGAGTTGGTGATCAACGGTCTTGATCCCTATATTGATGTTGTTCAAGTAGGTGGAACTACCACAGGAAAGTTTCAGGCTTCCTTTCTATTGTACGACGCCCCTGCGCCCGGATTTAGCCGAAGTCAGGCAAACCCCACCCATACGTATGCAATGCTTCCGTTGGTCTTTAAAACAGCCAATGCAAATGGGTTTACCGATTATGTAGACGGACTGGAACCGGATGTGCCATTGGACGAAGATTACAGCAATCTTGGAATTTTAGGAGATGAAAATGAGCCCTTGCTCGCCGAGGCCTTAAACGAGATCTTTCCAACCCACATGCCTGTAAATTACAATTTCAACCGAATGGAAGAAATTTCAGAAAAGAAAGCCGAATTACCGGGGTATCAGCTCATGATCGCTGAAAAAGAATAA
- a CDS encoding RNA polymerase sigma factor: MKQSEFLTTVMPFKDKLYRLAKRLLVSSEEAEDAVQEVLLKLWKGKQQIIEYKNPEAFAITMTKNYCLDRLKSKQASNLKIVHNNFQNPENIERTVEGNEGVEMVFKIMETLPEQQRIVLQLRDIEQFEFAEIAQMLDNNETAIRVALSRARKAVREQLIKNYNYGVS; the protein is encoded by the coding sequence ATGAAACAGTCTGAGTTCTTAACCACGGTAATGCCTTTTAAAGACAAGTTATACCGGCTTGCCAAAAGGTTATTGGTTTCCTCGGAAGAAGCGGAAGATGCTGTTCAGGAAGTTCTTTTAAAACTTTGGAAAGGGAAGCAACAGATAATTGAATACAAAAATCCTGAAGCTTTTGCCATTACAATGACGAAGAATTATTGTCTGGACCGATTAAAATCGAAACAGGCGTCCAATTTAAAGATCGTTCACAATAATTTTCAGAATCCTGAAAATATAGAACGAACGGTAGAAGGAAATGAAGGCGTGGAAATGGTGTTTAAGATCATGGAGACACTTCCCGAACAACAACGTATTGTTTTACAACTTCGGGACATAGAACAATTTGAATTTGCGGAGATCGCGCAAATGTTAGACAATAATGAAACAGCCATACGTGTGGCTTTATCGAGAGCACGAAAGGCAGTTAGAGAACAATTAATAAAAAATTACAACTATGGAGTTAGCTAA
- a CDS encoding DUF4252 domain-containing protein: MKKLALIAILMIAPFLMSAQNAFDAFENEKDVSSVVVTKNMFKLLSKIDLESDDPEVKEYMELVNNLDNIKIFTTDNPEVAKRMNSSVASYISSSKGLGELMRVKDDGKNIKFYSKEGKNENFVSELLMHLDGVIDGKKMTVIMSITGNIDLKKISKLTQDLDVPGSEELKNLNKKQ, translated from the coding sequence ATGAAAAAGTTAGCACTTATAGCAATCCTAATGATCGCACCTTTTTTGATGTCGGCACAAAACGCCTTTGATGCCTTCGAAAATGAAAAAGATGTATCCTCGGTAGTAGTAACCAAGAACATGTTCAAATTACTAAGTAAGATCGATCTGGAGTCAGACGATCCCGAAGTAAAAGAATATATGGAGTTGGTAAACAACTTAGACAATATTAAGATCTTTACTACAGATAACCCGGAAGTGGCAAAACGAATGAATTCGTCTGTGGCTTCCTATATTTCAAGTTCAAAAGGACTTGGGGAGTTAATGCGCGTAAAGGATGACGGGAAGAACATCAAATTCTATTCTAAAGAAGGGAAGAACGAGAACTTTGTGAGCGAACTTCTTATGCATTTGGATGGCGTGATAGACGGTAAAAAGATGACCGTGATCATGAGCATTACCGGAAATATTGATCTTAAGAAAATCTCCAAACTTACGCAAGACCTGGACGTTCCGGGAAGTGAAGAACTGAAGAACCTAAATAAAAAGCAGTAA
- a CDS encoding DUF4252 domain-containing protein yields MVLVRYIIALTLIAFSMMSCNSEGSLQRYLVDKQDDNKFVKVDLATSLLEANDNNFSEEQREILNTVKKINVVAYPIKGGNKAEYETERNALTAIIDQEKYQTLTKFKSNNIKTTLKYVGDDETIDEVIVFMSDDERGFAIFRLLGDEMRPGQMAKLITTLERGDLDFTKLTGLGEMFDVKADSI; encoded by the coding sequence ATGGTATTAGTAAGATATATTATCGCACTCACTCTGATTGCTTTTTCGATGATGAGTTGCAACAGTGAAGGATCTTTACAGCGTTATTTGGTAGACAAGCAGGATGACAACAAATTTGTAAAAGTCGATTTGGCAACCAGTCTACTGGAAGCCAACGATAATAATTTTTCTGAAGAACAACGTGAGATCCTAAATACAGTAAAAAAGATAAATGTGGTGGCATATCCCATTAAAGGCGGGAATAAAGCAGAGTATGAAACCGAAAGGAATGCTTTGACAGCCATTATTGATCAGGAGAAATACCAGACACTAACAAAGTTTAAATCGAACAATATTAAAACGACTCTCAAGTATGTAGGCGATGATGAAACTATTGATGAAGTGATCGTTTTTATGAGTGATGATGAACGCGGATTTGCGATCTTCAGGTTGTTAGGAGACGAAATGCGTCCCGGGCAGATGGCAAAATTGATCACCACCCTTGAACGGGGAGATTTGGATTTCACAAAATTAACAGGGTTAGGCGAGATGTTTGACGTAAAGGCCGATAGCATTTAA
- the purB gene encoding adenylosuccinate lyase: MSIHSLQAVSPIDGRYASKTASLIPFFSEEALIRYRVQVEVEYFIALVEMPLPQLESFDKSNFSEIRKLYTSFSTKDAQHIKDTEKVTNHDVKAVEYFIKEKFDALGLEQYKEFIHFGLTSQDINNTAIPLSLKEAMNEVYVPLFLELKKKLKTLANEWANIPMLARTHGQPASPTRLGKEIEVFAVRLEEQFDLLNNIKSAAKFGGATGNFNAHKVAYPDLDWKAFGTQFVQEKLGLHHSFPTTQIEHYDHMAALFDCLKRINTIVLDLDRDIWTYVSMDYFKQKIKKGEIGSSAMPHKVNPIDFENSEGNLGIANAIFEHLSAKLPVSRLQRDLTDSTVLRNIGVPIGHTIIAFQSTLKGLDKLLLNDDKIKMDLENNWAVVAEAIQTILRREAYPNAYEALKGLTRTNETISGKSITDFIETLDVSDSVKTEMRKISPMNYTGI, translated from the coding sequence ATGTCCATTCATTCCTTACAGGCAGTATCCCCTATAGACGGGCGCTATGCATCGAAAACCGCATCGCTAATCCCCTTCTTTTCTGAAGAAGCATTAATTCGTTATCGCGTTCAGGTAGAGGTAGAATACTTTATCGCTCTGGTTGAAATGCCATTACCCCAACTGGAAAGTTTTGACAAAAGTAATTTTTCAGAGATTCGGAAATTATATACCTCATTTTCTACCAAGGATGCTCAGCATATAAAGGATACCGAAAAAGTAACTAACCATGATGTTAAGGCCGTAGAATATTTTATAAAAGAAAAATTTGATGCCCTTGGGCTAGAGCAATACAAGGAGTTTATTCACTTCGGACTCACCTCTCAGGATATAAATAATACCGCAATCCCGCTGTCCCTGAAAGAAGCGATGAACGAAGTTTACGTACCGCTTTTTCTGGAACTAAAGAAAAAACTTAAAACACTGGCAAATGAATGGGCAAATATCCCAATGCTTGCTCGAACCCACGGACAGCCGGCCTCTCCTACCCGCTTAGGAAAAGAGATCGAAGTTTTTGCGGTTAGATTGGAGGAACAATTCGATCTGCTCAACAACATAAAAAGTGCTGCCAAATTTGGGGGTGCCACAGGGAATTTTAACGCACATAAGGTCGCTTACCCCGATTTAGACTGGAAGGCCTTCGGAACGCAATTCGTTCAGGAGAAATTAGGGTTACATCACTCCTTCCCCACGACTCAAATAGAGCATTACGACCACATGGCCGCCTTGTTTGATTGTCTGAAAAGAATTAATACCATTGTTCTCGATCTAGATCGGGATATCTGGACCTATGTTTCTATGGATTATTTTAAACAAAAGATCAAAAAAGGGGAAATTGGATCTTCGGCAATGCCTCATAAAGTTAATCCTATAGATTTTGAGAATAGTGAAGGAAATCTGGGGATCGCCAATGCCATCTTCGAACATCTTTCGGCTAAATTACCGGTAAGCAGATTACAAAGAGACCTAACAGATAGTACAGTATTGCGTAATATTGGCGTACCAATTGGGCATACAATAATTGCTTTTCAGTCTACCTTAAAAGGGCTGGATAAATTATTGCTGAATGATGACAAGATAAAAATGGATCTTGAAAATAACTGGGCGGTAGTAGCCGAAGCGATCCAAACAATTCTCCGCAGGGAAGCATATCCGAACGCATATGAAGCACTTAAAGGCCTCACCCGTACCAATGAAACTATTAGCGGTAAGTCCATTACAGATTTTATAGAAACGCTAGATGTATCTGATTCTGTAAAAACTGAAATGAGAAAAATTAGTCCGATGAATTATACGGGGATTTGA